The Clostridium septicum genome contains a region encoding:
- the upp gene encoding uracil phosphoribosyltransferase has translation MSKVTQIDHPLILHKLAFIRNKDTGAKDFRELVEEVSMLMAYEVTRDLSTEEVEIETPICKAKCQMLAGKKMAIVPILRAGLGMVDGMLKLIPAAKVGHVGLYRDEETLQPVEYFCKLPQDIAERDVIVVDPMLATGGSAADAIQILKKRGAKNLRLMCLISSPEGIEFVQKAHPDVDIYVGGIDEKLNEQGYIVPGLGDAGDRLFGTK, from the coding sequence ATGAGTAAGGTAACGCAAATTGATCACCCATTAATACTTCATAAATTAGCTTTTATAAGAAATAAAGATACTGGGGCAAAAGATTTCAGAGAATTAGTTGAAGAAGTTTCAATGCTTATGGCATATGAGGTGACTAGAGACTTAAGTACTGAAGAAGTAGAAATAGAGACTCCTATCTGTAAAGCAAAGTGTCAAATGCTAGCAGGAAAGAAAATGGCTATAGTTCCGATATTAAGAGCAGGACTTGGTATGGTAGATGGTATGCTAAAGCTTATACCAGCAGCTAAGGTTGGTCATGTTGGATTATATAGAGATGAGGAAACTCTACAACCAGTAGAATATTTCTGTAAACTTCCACAAGATATAGCAGAAAGAGATGTAATTGTAGTAGATCCTATGTTAGCAACTGGCGGATCAGCAGCTGATGCAATACAAATACTAAAGAAAAGAGGTGCTAAAAACCTAAGATTAATGTGTCTAATTTCATCACCAGAAGGAATTGAATTTGTACAAAAAGCACATCCAGATGTAGACATATATGTTGGAGGAATAGATGAAAAATTAAATGAACAGGGATATATTGTACCTGGTTTAGGTGATGCAGGAGATAGGTTATTTGGTACTAAGTAA
- a CDS encoding deoxycytidylate deaminase, whose protein sequence is MDRRDKHNYYLDIAETVLERGTCLRRNYGSIIVKNDEIISSGYTGAPRGRKNCIDIKTCIREKLNIPRGTHYELCRSVHSEANAIISASRRDMIGATLYLVGRDVNDKEYVLNANSCSMCKRMIINAGIKEVIIRDSKNKYRSILVDSWIYEDDSLDIKLEMGY, encoded by the coding sequence TTGGATAGAAGAGATAAACATAATTATTATTTAGACATTGCTGAGACTGTATTGGAAAGAGGTACATGTTTAAGAAGAAATTATGGGTCTATAATAGTAAAAAATGATGAAATAATATCAAGTGGATATACAGGTGCTCCTAGGGGAAGGAAAAACTGTATAGATATAAAAACTTGTATTAGAGAAAAATTGAATATTCCAAGAGGAACTCATTATGAATTATGTAGAAGTGTTCATAGTGAGGCAAATGCAATAATAAGTGCTTCAAGAAGAGATATGATTGGAGCAACATTATATTTAGTTGGTAGAGACGTAAATGATAAAGAATATGTATTAAATGCAAATTCTTGCTCTATGTGTAAACGAATGATAATAAATGCAGGAATAAAAGAAGTTATAATAAGAGATAGTAAAAATAAATACAGATCAATATTAGTAGATTCTTGGATATATGAAGATGATAGCTTAGATATAAAATTAGAGATGGGATATTAA
- a CDS encoding acetyl-CoA C-acetyltransferase, which translates to MREVVIVSAVRTPIGSFGGSLKDVSVADLGATVIKEAVARAGIKGEQVEEVLMGNVIQAGLGQNVTRQAAVRAGLPVEIPAMTINKVCGSGLRTVALAAQMIKAGDADVVVAGGIENMSSAPYLLRTARWGQRMGDGKMVDSMINDALWESFNNYHMGVTAENIAKQWNITREEQDEFALQSQLKAEKAIKEGRFKDEIVPVLIPQRRGEPKVFDTDEFPRFSSTIEGMKKLKPAFIKDGTVTAGNASGINDGAAAFVVMSADKAKELGVKPLAKIISYGQRGLDPSIMGYGPFHATKKALEVSGLKIEDLDLIEANEAFAAQSIAVARDLNFDMSKVNVNGGAIALGHPVGASGARILVTLLYEMQKRDAKKGLATLCIGGGMGTAMIVEKL; encoded by the coding sequence ATGAGAGAAGTAGTTATTGTAAGTGCGGTAAGAACACCTATAGGATCTTTTGGGGGATCATTAAAGGATGTATCTGTAGCAGATTTGGGAGCAACAGTAATTAAGGAAGCTGTAGCTAGAGCTGGAATAAAAGGGGAACAAGTAGAAGAAGTATTAATGGGTAATGTTATTCAAGCGGGACTTGGACAAAATGTCACAAGACAAGCAGCTGTTAGAGCAGGATTGCCAGTAGAAATTCCAGCTATGACTATAAATAAAGTATGTGGATCAGGTTTAAGAACAGTAGCATTAGCAGCTCAAATGATAAAAGCTGGAGATGCTGATGTTGTAGTTGCTGGTGGTATAGAAAATATGTCAAGTGCACCATACCTATTGAGAACTGCAAGATGGGGTCAAAGAATGGGTGATGGAAAAATGGTTGACTCAATGATTAATGATGCTTTATGGGAATCATTTAATAATTATCATATGGGTGTTACTGCTGAAAATATAGCTAAGCAATGGAACATAACAAGAGAAGAACAAGACGAATTTGCTCTTCAATCACAACTAAAAGCTGAAAAGGCTATTAAAGAAGGTAGATTTAAAGATGAAATTGTTCCAGTTTTAATTCCTCAAAGAAGAGGAGAACCAAAAGTATTTGATACTGATGAATTTCCAAGATTTAGTTCAACAATAGAAGGAATGAAAAAATTAAAGCCAGCATTTATTAAAGATGGTACAGTAACAGCAGGTAATGCATCAGGTATAAATGATGGAGCAGCAGCTTTTGTGGTAATGAGTGCAGATAAAGCAAAAGAATTAGGAGTTAAGCCTTTAGCTAAAATAATTTCATATGGACAAAGAGGTTTAGATCCATCAATTATGGGATATGGACCTTTCCATGCAACTAAAAAAGCTTTAGAAGTATCAGGATTAAAAATTGAAGATTTAGATTTAATAGAAGCAAATGAAGCTTTTGCAGCACAAAGTATAGCAGTTGCTAGAGACTTAAACTTTGATATGAGCAAAGTAAATGTTAATGGTGGAGCTATTGCGTTAGGACATCCGGTTGGAGCATCAGGAGCTAGAATTTTAGTAACATTACTTTACGAAATGCAAAAAAG
- the rpiB gene encoding ribose 5-phosphate isomerase B, giving the protein MKIALGSDHGGIELKEEIINYLKSEGYEIKDFGTCTKDSCDYPDYAVPVAEAVAAKEFDFGILVCGTGIGIGIAANKVPGIRAALCSDTFSAHATREHNNANILTLGQRVVGPGLALDIVKTFLNTKFEGGRHQTRIDKISDVEKQYNK; this is encoded by the coding sequence ATGAAAATAGCATTAGGTTCAGACCATGGTGGAATAGAATTAAAAGAAGAGATAATTAACTACTTAAAAAGTGAGGGATATGAAATAAAAGATTTTGGTACTTGTACTAAAGATTCATGTGATTATCCAGATTATGCAGTTCCAGTAGCAGAAGCTGTTGCAGCAAAAGAATTTGATTTTGGTATTTTAGTATGTGGTACAGGAATAGGAATAGGAATTGCAGCAAATAAAGTTCCAGGAATAAGAGCAGCATTATGTTCAGACACTTTTAGTGCTCATGCAACAAGAGAGCATAATAATGCTAATATACTAACATTAGGGCAAAGAGTAGTAGGTCCAGGGCTAGCATTAGATATAGTAAAAACTTTTTTAAATACTAAGTTTGAAGGTGGAAGACATCAAACAAGAATAGATAAAATATCAGATGTAGAAAAACAGTATAATAAATAA
- a CDS encoding L-threonylcarbamoyladenylate synthase produces METRVAVIKDIDKDKKYIEEAAKIIKNSGVVAFPTETVYGLGANALNTDAVDKIFKAKGRPQDNPLIVHVASKDISDIVFDIPKVAQKLIDKFWPGPLTIILNKKSIIPDVTSAGLNTIGVRMPNSKIALKLIELSECPIAAPSANISGRPSPTEMERCVEDLSGKVDYILGGEKSDIGVESTIVDCTVEPPVVLRPGGITLEMLREFHEGIKLDPAIQGKPSKDLRPKAPGMKYRHYAPKANLKIIKGNNEKTIEKISEMVHNYIENHKRVAILATDENLSRFKSGEIISLGSELNLNEIARNIFETLRKCDDLGVDIILCQAFEEKEVGVAIMNRLNKAAGFDIIEV; encoded by the coding sequence TTGGAAACAAGGGTAGCTGTAATAAAAGATATTGATAAAGATAAAAAATATATAGAAGAAGCGGCTAAGATTATAAAAAATTCAGGAGTAGTAGCTTTTCCTACGGAAACTGTATATGGATTAGGAGCAAATGCATTAAACACAGATGCAGTGGATAAAATATTTAAAGCAAAGGGGAGACCGCAGGATAATCCATTAATAGTACATGTTGCATCAAAAGATATAAGTGATATTGTTTTTGATATTCCTAAAGTTGCCCAAAAATTAATAGATAAATTTTGGCCAGGTCCTTTAACCATTATATTAAATAAAAAATCTATAATACCAGATGTTACTAGTGCAGGACTTAATACAATTGGAGTAAGGATGCCTAATAGTAAAATAGCTTTAAAATTAATTGAGTTATCCGAATGTCCAATAGCAGCACCTTCTGCTAATATTTCAGGAAGACCAAGTCCAACTGAAATGGAAAGATGCGTTGAGGATTTATCTGGGAAGGTTGATTATATTTTAGGTGGAGAAAAAAGCGATATTGGAGTAGAGTCTACTATAGTTGATTGTACTGTAGAACCTCCAGTAGTATTAAGACCTGGTGGAATAACTTTAGAAATGTTGAGGGAATTTCATGAAGGTATAAAATTAGATCCAGCAATACAAGGAAAACCATCAAAAGATTTAAGACCTAAAGCTCCTGGAATGAAGTATAGACATTATGCACCAAAAGCTAATTTAAAAATAATAAAAGGAAATAACGAAAAAACTATTGAAAAAATTAGCGAAATGGTACACAATTATATAGAAAATCATAAGAGAGTAGCAATTTTAGCTACAGATGAAAATTTATCTAGATTTAAAAGTGGAGAAATAATTTCTTTAGGTAGTGAATTAAATTTAAATGAAATTGCTAGAAATATTTTTGAGACTTTAAGAAAGTGCGATGATTTAGGAGTAGATATTATTTTATGTCAAGCTTTTGAAGAAAAAGAGGTAGGAGTTGCTATAATGAATAGACTTAATAAAGCAGCTGGGTTTGACATAATAGAAGTATAA
- the wecB gene encoding non-hydrolyzing UDP-N-acetylglucosamine 2-epimerase: protein MDKKKIITIFGTRPEAIKMAPLVKELEKRKGFEAKVCVTAQHREMLDQVLDYFDIVPDFDLNIMKSKQTLTGITNKVLEGLEEIFIQEKPDMVLVHGDTTTTFSGALAAFYQKVSVGHVEAGLRTFDKYFPFPEEMNRKLTGALADLHFAPTKGSKNNLLREGINDKDIYITGNTVIDAMLHTVKDNYIFDNKELNEIDFINKKVIMITAHRRENWGKGIENICDALKIIVEKNKDVELVYLVHLNPVVKDVVNKKLGNLERVHLLDPLDTKETHNLMNKCFMVMTDSGGLQEEAPHLGKPVLVLRDVTERPEAVSYGTVKLVGTDIEKIVDEANKLLTNTEAYNIMSKSVNPYGDGLASKRIADAIEKYFGIREEKIEEFVR, encoded by the coding sequence GTGGATAAGAAAAAAATAATAACAATATTTGGAACAAGACCAGAAGCTATAAAAATGGCACCTTTGGTAAAGGAATTAGAAAAGAGAAAGGGGTTTGAAGCTAAAGTTTGCGTAACAGCTCAACATAGAGAAATGTTAGATCAAGTTTTAGATTACTTTGATATAGTTCCAGATTTTGATTTAAATATAATGAAATCAAAACAAACATTAACTGGAATTACAAATAAAGTTTTAGAAGGATTAGAAGAAATATTTATACAAGAAAAGCCAGATATGGTATTAGTACATGGAGATACAACAACTACATTTTCAGGTGCATTAGCAGCGTTTTATCAAAAGGTATCAGTAGGACATGTAGAAGCTGGGCTTAGAACCTTTGATAAATACTTTCCATTTCCAGAAGAAATGAATAGAAAATTAACAGGTGCATTAGCTGACCTGCATTTTGCGCCTACAAAAGGTTCAAAAAATAATTTATTAAGAGAAGGTATAAATGATAAAGATATTTATATAACAGGAAATACAGTTATAGATGCAATGCTTCATACTGTAAAAGATAATTATATTTTTGACAATAAAGAATTAAATGAAATAGATTTCATTAACAAAAAAGTTATTATGATTACTGCTCATAGAAGGGAAAATTGGGGCAAAGGAATAGAAAATATTTGTGATGCTTTAAAAATAATTGTAGAAAAAAATAAAGATGTCGAATTGGTATATTTAGTGCATTTAAATCCGGTAGTAAAAGATGTAGTTAATAAAAAATTAGGAAATTTAGAAAGGGTACATTTATTAGATCCGTTAGATACAAAAGAAACTCATAATCTTATGAATAAATGTTTTATGGTTATGACAGATTCAGGTGGTCTACAAGAGGAGGCTCCACATTTGGGAAAACCAGTGTTAGTGCTAAGAGACGTTACAGAAAGACCAGAAGCAGTTAGTTATGGAACAGTAAAATTAGTTGGTACTGATATAGAAAAAATAGTAGATGAAGCCAACAAATTATTAACTAATACTGAGGCTTATAATATTATGAGTAAATCAGTAAATCCGTATGGAGATGGTTTAGCATCAAAAAGAATAGCTGACGCTATAGAGAAGTATTTTGGGATTAGAGAAGAAAAAATAGAAGAATTTGTTAGATAA
- the prmC gene encoding peptide chain release factor N(5)-glutamine methyltransferase → MKRCEVGGQAVIEGVMMRGGKGQATAVRTPKNKIEVEFEKVLPITKRKKYLNIPFIRGVFILIDSLVTGIKTLNYSASFFEEDEEPSKFEEWLKRKLGDKANDIIIGVTLAFSMVLAMGLFIAIPTGVASIFKGLGFTPIILNLIEAMIRISILLIYIYGISKMEDIYRVFQYHGAEHKTIFCYEAEEKLTVENVKKFSRFHPRCGTNFLFLIMFVSIIIFTFTGWGNFAQRLILRIVLIPVVSGITYEIIRWLGKNDSSLAKVIAYPGLKLQELTTKEPDNDQIEVAIAALMRAEGIEMKNTIGKLIDSGVKILKDNNIETYILDTQLLLGKVLKKDKLYLITHRDEEVGKEDENSFFDLLGKRKEKMPMKYILGESEFMGLDFYLEEGVLIPRGDTEILVEEVLKLISESDKSKVCDLCCGSGAIGIALAYYRKNIKVDAIDYYDTPQKVTIENIKRHSLQERVNFIKSDLLGKVIESGEKYDYLVSNPPYIREDVIETLMDDVKKYEPHTALSGGKDGLDFYKRIIKESKYVLNSNGILAFEIGYDQAEDLEELMKEENFINIKVIKDLAGLDRVIIGNFHS, encoded by the coding sequence AAAAGAAAAAAATATTTAAACATACCATTTATACGTGGAGTATTTATTTTAATAGATTCGCTGGTTACTGGAATAAAAACATTAAATTATTCTGCATCATTCTTTGAAGAAGATGAAGAGCCATCGAAATTTGAGGAGTGGCTAAAGCGTAAATTGGGTGATAAAGCTAATGATATAATAATTGGAGTAACTTTAGCTTTTTCTATGGTTCTTGCAATGGGGTTATTTATTGCAATACCAACAGGGGTTGCTTCTATATTTAAGGGGTTAGGCTTTACTCCAATAATATTAAATTTAATAGAAGCAATGATTAGAATATCAATACTTCTTATTTATATATATGGTATAAGTAAAATGGAAGATATATATAGGGTATTCCAATATCATGGAGCAGAACATAAAACAATATTTTGCTATGAGGCAGAAGAGAAGCTTACAGTTGAAAATGTAAAAAAATTTAGTAGATTTCATCCAAGATGTGGAACGAACTTTTTGTTCTTAATAATGTTCGTAAGTATAATAATTTTTACTTTTACAGGATGGGGAAATTTTGCTCAGAGATTAATTCTAAGAATTGTTTTGATACCAGTAGTTTCTGGTATTACTTATGAAATAATTAGATGGCTTGGTAAAAATGATAGTAGTTTAGCAAAAGTTATAGCATATCCAGGTTTAAAATTACAAGAACTAACAACTAAAGAACCTGATAATGATCAAATTGAGGTTGCAATAGCTGCTTTAATGAGGGCAGAAGGGATTGAAATGAAAAATACAATAGGTAAATTAATAGATTCTGGTGTTAAAATTCTTAAAGATAATAATATAGAAACATATATTTTAGATACTCAACTTTTATTAGGAAAAGTTTTAAAAAAAGATAAGCTTTATTTAATTACTCATAGGGATGAAGAGGTTGGAAAAGAAGATGAGAATAGTTTCTTTGATCTTCTTGGTAAAAGAAAAGAAAAAATGCCTATGAAATATATATTAGGTGAATCAGAGTTCATGGGATTAGACTTTTATTTAGAAGAAGGAGTTTTAATTCCACGTGGAGATACTGAAATACTTGTAGAGGAAGTTCTTAAATTAATTTCAGAAAGTGACAAAAGTAAGGTATGTGATTTGTGTTGTGGAAGTGGAGCTATAGGTATAGCATTAGCATATTATAGAAAGAATATAAAAGTAGATGCTATAGATTATTATGATACTCCACAAAAAGTAACAATAGAAAATATAAAAAGACATAGCTTACAAGAGCGAGTTAACTTTATTAAAAGTGACTTGCTAGGTAAAGTTATAGAAAGTGGGGAAAAATATGATTATTTAGTATCAAACCCACCGTATATAAGAGAAGATGTAATAGAAACATTAATGGATGATGTTAAGAAATATGAACCACATACTGCTCTTTCAGGAGGAAAAGATGGTTTAGATTTTTATAAGAGAATAATAAAAGAAAGTAAGTATGTTTTAAATAGTAATGGGATATTAGCTTTTGAAATAGGTTATGATCAAGCAGAAGATTTAGAAGAACTAATGAAAGAGGAAAATTTTATAAATATAAAGGTTATAAAAGATTTAGCTGGATTAGACAGAGTAATAATTGGAAATTTTCATTCTTGA
- the prfA gene encoding peptide chain release factor 1, which translates to MLLDKLAFIENKYEELSVKISDPSIMANQAEWRKLCKEHADLEIIVTAYKEYKTVTEDLQANKEMLSEESDKEMREMLSEEISMLTAREEELENHIQILLLPKDPNDDKNVFVEIRGGAGGDEAALFAANLFRMYTRYAENQRWSVELMSANETDIGGFKEVVFMIKGHGAYSKLKYESGVHRVQRVPDTESSGRIHTSTATVAVLPEVDDVEIEINEKDLRIDVYRSSGNGGQCVNTTDSAVRITHLPTGLVVACQDEKSQLKNKEKAMKVLRSRLYEAAEAERAAGIAEDRKSQVGSGDRSERIRTYNYPQGRVTDHRIGLTLYKLESYLNGDIDEVINALITADQAEKMKQMGNTDAI; encoded by the coding sequence ATGTTATTAGATAAATTAGCTTTTATAGAAAATAAATACGAAGAGTTATCAGTAAAGATATCAGATCCTTCAATTATGGCGAATCAAGCTGAATGGAGGAAGTTATGTAAGGAACATGCTGATTTGGAAATTATAGTAACAGCATATAAAGAATATAAAACTGTAACTGAAGATTTACAAGCTAACAAAGAAATGTTATCAGAAGAAAGTGATAAAGAAATGAGAGAAATGCTTTCAGAAGAGATTTCAATGTTAACAGCAAGAGAAGAAGAGTTAGAAAATCACATTCAAATTCTTTTATTACCTAAGGATCCAAACGATGATAAGAATGTATTCGTTGAAATTCGAGGAGGAGCAGGTGGAGATGAAGCAGCTCTATTTGCAGCAAATCTTTTTAGAATGTACACACGATATGCAGAAAATCAAAGGTGGAGCGTTGAATTAATGAGTGCAAATGAAACTGATATCGGAGGTTTCAAGGAAGTTGTATTTATGATTAAAGGTCATGGGGCTTATTCTAAACTTAAATATGAAAGTGGAGTTCATAGAGTTCAAAGAGTTCCAGATACAGAATCAAGTGGTAGAATACATACATCAACTGCCACAGTAGCTGTGTTACCAGAAGTTGATGATGTAGAAATAGAAATTAATGAAAAAGACTTAAGAATAGATGTTTATAGATCATCAGGTAATGGTGGTCAGTGTGTTAATACTACAGATTCAGCAGTTAGAATTACTCACCTTCCAACAGGATTGGTAGTAGCATGTCAAGATGAAAAATCACAACTTAAGAATAAAGAAAAAGCTATGAAAGTATTAAGATCAAGATTATACGAAGCAGCAGAAGCTGAAAGAGCGGCTGGTATAGCTGAAGATAGAAAGAGTCAAGTTGGATCTGGAGATAGAAGTGAAAGAATTAGAACATACAACTATCCTCAAGGTAGGGTAACAGATCATAGAATAGGATTAACTTTATATAAGTTAGAATCATATTTAAATGGAGACATAGATGAAGTAATTAATGCATTAATTACAGCAGATCAAGCAGAAAAAATGAAACAAATGGGAAATACAGACGCTATTTAG